The segment acaaatgctggtgaattaataatttattattttctttatgaaattagacaataagtatttcttagaaaaaagtaattaaaataatatctatacaaggtgtgacttccaatacatacttaatgatttattttatgattttaaatcagatctgaaataaacctcaaaaaaatataattgtatttgattattttatgcatctttcccattttaatttactataaatgatttttcccaatttgaggaaaatgtcgctaatttttcccaattcaaaaggaggggtggtagtttgaaaaaaaatactaatattataattgttggaaatgtgtttgtttacatgctcGCACGTGGTGTACCTAAGTGGGATTTAAATTGTAGTCAATAACGTTCTAATCCAGTGTGTAGGTTTTTATACATTAGTATTTAAGCATTGTTTATCAGTTTTAAGTGTCTTAGCACGATTGCAACTATCAAAATTGCCATACAGTgtattatgcaaggtgaagataacgaacagtgatcaatctcataactcctacaagcaatacaaaatagatagttgggcaaacacggacccctggacacaccagaggtgggatcaggtgcctaggaggagtaagcatcccctactATACTAATCAGTTTGTTCAGATATATTTTCTATGGAAAGccatttttgtcattttgtaatCAAAATAGATCTATGTCAGACATTCAACTGCGCTTTATGAGAAATACTTtggaaatatttgtcttttatACTAGTCATATTTACTTGACATTAACTTTCATATAAGATATGGTGAACACTTCTTGTCATATACACATAAATGCTAGTCAGCCAGGACTTTTGTAATGttactttatttttgcatttcagttTTGTACCTTCTCAGGAGGTTTGATCAGTATTAAAGATTCAATCCAGTTTTGAGTCGTCGTTACTGCATAGTGATAGAGGTCAAGTGTTACACTGCTAAAACTGAAGTGATGCTTAAAATAATTTGTGGCTATTCACTCAacaaaagattttcaaaatgaatggaGTCACAATATTTGTGTGTGTCACCTTGTTTTCCTTTGGACATTGCAAATGTACATCCAATGACGGGTGTAAGTGCCATGCACTCAAGTCGGTTGGGATCTTGGCAAATTGCTCGTCTCTTCACTTGGAAACATGGCCGACATTTTACAATTTGGATATAGCTTGGATCGATATAAGCAACAATTCTTTGATAGATTCTCCAGTGAAAGGAACTTTACCCGATCGGCTTCAATGGATGGATATGTCCTACAACAGAATTACAAATTTTCTAAACGGAACATTCAGTGAGCTAATCCATCTAAAGGTACTAAATATCAGTAACAATCATTTGATGCTAAACCACACCGTCTTCTACGAAAATGTTTTCAAGGATTTGAAAGCACTGGAATATCTGAACACGCAGAATAATTTCATCATGAAAGTGGCGTCCCACGACCATATCCAGATAGAGCGATCAAACATCTAATTTCACTCAAATCGTTAAAAATGGACGGAGTTCCGGGTTATTATTTTGGATCGggatctttaaaaaatcatcagtTAGAAATATTAAATCTTAGCGGTGCAAGTGGATTTTGTAGAATATCCAATTTATCTAGGAATTTCTTCACTAACGTCCCTAGTATCAAAGTTCTAGATCTTAGCTACTGTTCATTAAATAAAACAACGAAGGGATGTCTGAGGATTTTGCAGAATTTAACTCATTTAGACATATCTCATAACTACCAACTGACGATGTGTGGACTAAAAAATATCGCAGAAGGTTTACATTTTACATCAATAAAAGTGTTATAAGCAAACACAATTTATTGTACATTAGGAAGGGGAACGTACGTTGCAATGAATTTCTTATCTGACTTGTATAACACGCACCTGGAAGAACTTTACCTGGACGACAACAGAATAGACTATATGCATCCTGCTATTTCTAACATCATCCCATCATCTCTTAAAAAATTATCACTCGTCGGAAATCGATTAACAGCAGGGATCTACATGTATCGAGGCTTTTCCATGAGGTTGGACTCGAGAGTTTGGATATTAGTTTTCAGCATAGACATCCGACAAAGCCTCCTATACACGAACAGTACCTCTGTGATGACTACAACAGGTCTCTTGAATGTGAATGCCGGAACAGAGAACCACATCTATACGACCAGGACCAAACAGAGGCGTTCACAAAAAATACCATGGGACAGAAAATTATATCATGTACCAATGTAAGAACTGATCTTAGTATTCCTAGAAATTTGAAATCTCTGAAGTTTGAGTTTTCACACATTGGCAGTACCATAGGAGGCATGTATATAGGGTATTAccataaaattgaaaatattagtATCAGAGGTAATTCTTTTACGGAGTGGCTAGGACCATTATGCAATGTTTCTACCATTAAATACATGGACCTTTCTGAAAATTTGTGTTCGAACGTTTCCAGTTATttctttgacaatttttcaGGATTGAAAATTTTACTCTTGGAATCGAATTATCTTGTGTATCCATTATCACGAGATGCGGAaggttttattttcaaaggtCTAGTAAATCTCATACACCTTAGTCTATACAACAACAGAATCGATGTGTTACCTCGAATGATATTCAGAGGATTAACGAGTTTGAAAACATTAAACCTCAGTACCAATGGACTGAGCGACATAACGTTTACCATGAACTTTTTCAATTTGTCGACTTTAGATCTTTCCAATAACTATATAAGGTATTTTTCTAGAGGAGCCATGAAAGAACTTGATGATCAGCATGGACTATCAATAAATCTGATCAACAACGCTTTGGTTTGTAATTGCGAATCTCTTCCCTTCTTAAAATGGTACAGAGGACTACACAACAAGGATAGTCGGATACAGTTTACCAAACAACagttatacatgtgtaaaacattaGATGATACCAAGGTTAAATTGTCATCCGTCCTAGAGAAACTCTACAGATTAGAGAAGGATTGTCGCAAGACAGACAGTTATGTTGTCATATTGTTAGCATGTGGGATCGTCGGCATCTTGTTTGTGATAGTCGGGTTTTTATTCAAGAGACATAAATGGAAAATACAGTATTTTCTGTATTTGGCCAAACGCGAAttgatgaaaagaaaatacgAACCACTGAGAAGAACCGAAGAATATAAATATGACGTTTTCATATCATACGCCGACGAAGACAGACCATTTGTATTGGAACAGGTGATGACAAAATTGGAGGAAAAGTTTCGTGTGTGTATTCATGATAAGGATTTCATTCCAGGTTCAGATATAGCAGACAACATCATTGGTGCCATCAGAAACAGTAAAAAGACGGTGTTGATTATTTCTAAACACTTCATTAAATctgattggtgtatgtatgaaTTTAACATGGCTCtctcagggccgtaaattacatggaggcggaggaggcagctgcctcctccaacttttgagccaaaaaaaattaaaatttaaagttcattagaatttatgttgtttccaataactaagaacatgatacctcccttaaaaagcattccaaatctttcttttagaatgagttagtcaagtaacatcttagaaggccctagaatcaaggattttgcacgaaacgtgttcagtgtgcacaaaatgtgctcagcgtctgggcggcccccagacccccgcctaatttcctgcctcctccaaattgaaggttaatttacggccctgctctCTATGAAGAGAAATTTGCACGTCGGATACATTTactaatattcatatttagggGGGATATTCCAATGGAGCGTCTGCCTCTAAAAATAGCGGAAGCCAGAGACTCAACCGTTTTTGCTGATTTCCCAAGGATTGCAGAGGACGAACCGATCTTCTGGAACATGCTAGAAAGAGCAATACTGACTGAAACGGAGATTTAGATATATACATGGCacacatgtatatgctttcattTTGTTAAGATGatgttttatgaatttattGGAAGTGTATCAGCAAAATGAATGTACATCAATGGAATGACGTCTGCACTGGTGTACGTACTATATCAGAATGATGTAGATATGCTTGAGTTTATGCATGTATAACCGTAACTTTATTTAGACTTAGTAATGTTTTCCTTTTTCAGGAGATGTGCCTTCTTACAAAAACACTGTatagtgcctagatatagatatagaccatcttatacataGATGCAATCCACCTATATGGTCTTCGTCTTTTTTCAATTACAGTCCAGATGGACATACCATTACTGGAACCGTTGATAAGTTGAAAATGAGGAAATGAGGACCTggaatcacttattctaaaaaggtcctaaattcggagaacctcggtctttcaattggcgacagaacttcatctctattatgaattcagTCGAatattatgccagacgatgggctaaaaacttgataccttgtcagtataagaggaatatcaagATCACGTAacaaacacatcaaaacaaaagtgcgtaccatctatcctttcGTGTTTAGTAAACTAGAAGTAATAAAAGAATTTGATAGCTTACACGAGGAATATTTTttagttccagctgacaaagcttttAACGGCATTGTCTtttgtttgtaagactcattataacaactgtattttaaacgaacttggtattAATTCCACTTTGGTAATCATAGTTATATTCCAACTACGCCTTCAAAGGATGCAAttattcaaaatcatgcttcagttttaaatgaaaaggtgaagataacgatcatagcccctataaggaatacaaaattaagagttgggcaaacacgggcccctggataaATCCAGTTGCCTAAGAGGAGGaaacatctcctgtcgaccggtcacccaTCGcaagctctatatcttgatcaggtaaacggagtgatccgtCGTAAAACAAAATCAgcgtgtaaagaatggcctaacaattgaagcattgtacatgtaagtaacaTTGATTAGCAAACCAAAAGTAATAGATATGTGATTTGCAGCGTAAATACGTttatagatttttaaatatgtagttttagtgctatttaatgtatttctttagccacccccccccccacatatATATTAGTTACTGCAGTAAAAAATTTGATATTATAGTTTTCCATTGTAAAAATATGATACTTTTTGATTTGTTTCAGTAAGATGTTTGATATTTGGAATCAGTGTGGTGTGATAGTTTATATAACTAGAACcgataaacaaaattttattaacATTTGATACAACAGTAAACTGCATGTATTGTACACTACAGTTAGATAAAGTACATTTCGTTATGGAATACTTAGTAGCTAGATTTCAATTCAAATCAGAAAGAGATTAAACAATCTCACTGCAACACACTGGTGACACAATAACATATTTGACAATTCTTTGATTGAAATCAGGATATACACATTTCTTACTATACAGTCCACCTCTGGTATCTTCAGGAATCCGTGTTTACATTCATCACAATACTGCGGACTAACAAACAATAAATTACACTAACTGCAATC is part of the Ostrea edulis chromosome 2, xbOstEdul1.1, whole genome shotgun sequence genome and harbors:
- the LOC125679925 gene encoding toll-like receptor 4, producing the protein MGQKIISCTNVRTDLSIPRNLKSLKFEFSHIGSTIGGMYIGYYHKIENISIRGNSFTEWLGPLCNVSTIKYMDLSENLCSNVSSYFFDNFSGLKILLLESNYLVYPLSRDAEGFIFKGLVNLIHLSLYNNRIDVLPRMIFRGLTSLKTLNLSTNGLSDITFTMNFFNLSTLDLSNNYIRYFSRGAMKELDDQHGLSINLINNALVCNCESLPFLKWYRGLHNKDSRIQFTKQQLYMCKTLDDTKVKLSSVLEKLYRLEKDCRKTDSYVVILLACGIVGILFVIVGFLFKRHKWKIQYFLYLAKRELMKRKYEPLRRTEEYKYDVFISYADEDRPFVLEQVMTKLEEKFRVCIHDKDFIPGSDIADNIIGAIRNSKKTVLIISKHFIKSDWCMYEFNMALSGP